Proteins encoded by one window of Candidatus Binatia bacterium:
- a CDS encoding thioredoxin domain-containing protein: MTQRMFALIAVALTLSIPAAALAQAGSPSDVVATVGDTSITRAELEKSVKSQLIDIDNQRFDILEEGLNNLVSEKLLTLEAQSQSKTLEQLETELKQSPVTEPTDAEVQKVYDDNKEQLGGKSLDEVKGRIVEYLKGVSRQQKAQELLASLRTKHPTVIKLSPPIVDVNDGGRPSRGGDKSAPVTIIAFSDYECPYCKKSEPVIAEVMALYGNKIRYVHRDYPLPFHKFARKAAETARCAGEQGKFWEAHDALYKATLSDDVIESTVVALGVDKDKLDQCLSTGKVKPMIDEDMEAGGNVGVSGTPAFFINGRMISGAQPIEKFKSIIDSELAKAGKS; the protein is encoded by the coding sequence ATGACTCAGCGAATGTTCGCCCTGATTGCCGTCGCCCTGACGCTGTCGATTCCGGCTGCGGCCCTTGCCCAGGCCGGCAGCCCGAGCGACGTCGTCGCAACCGTCGGCGACACCTCGATTACCCGCGCCGAGCTGGAAAAATCGGTCAAGTCCCAGCTCATCGACATCGACAACCAGCGCTTCGACATTCTCGAGGAGGGGCTCAACAACCTCGTCTCCGAGAAGCTGCTGACGCTGGAAGCCCAGAGCCAGAGCAAGACGCTGGAGCAGCTCGAGACGGAGCTGAAACAGTCTCCCGTGACGGAGCCGACCGATGCCGAAGTGCAGAAGGTCTACGACGACAACAAGGAGCAGCTCGGCGGCAAGTCCCTCGATGAGGTCAAGGGCCGCATCGTCGAATACCTGAAGGGCGTCAGCCGCCAGCAGAAGGCCCAGGAGCTTCTGGCGAGCCTTCGCACCAAGCACCCCACGGTCATCAAGCTGTCGCCTCCGATCGTGGACGTCAACGACGGCGGCCGCCCCTCGCGCGGCGGCGACAAGTCGGCGCCCGTGACGATCATCGCGTTCTCCGACTACGAGTGCCCGTACTGCAAGAAGTCCGAGCCGGTGATCGCCGAAGTGATGGCGCTTTACGGCAACAAGATCCGCTACGTGCACCGCGACTACCCGCTGCCGTTCCACAAGTTCGCGCGCAAGGCCGCCGAGACGGCGCGCTGCGCCGGCGAGCAGGGCAAGTTCTGGGAAGCGCACGACGCGCTTTACAAGGCGACGCTGTCGGATGACGTGATCGAAAGCACGGTCGTCGCCCTCGGCGTCGACAAGGACAAGCTCGACCAGTGCCTGTCGACGGGCAAGGTCAAGCCGATGATCGACGAGGACATGGAAGCCGGCGGCAACGTCGGCGTGTCGGGGACGCCGGCCTTCTTCATCAACGGCCGCATGATCTCGGGCGCCCAGCCGATCGAGAAGTTCAAGAGCATCATCGACTCCGAGCTGGCCAAGGCCGGCAAGAGCTGA
- the thrH gene encoding bifunctional phosphoserine phosphatase/homoserine phosphotransferase ThrH — protein sequence MSGSTKPLVVCLDLEGVLVPEVWIAFAEKTGIAELRRTTRDEPDYDKLMRGRIEILDHHGFKLADIQDVIATLAPLDGAVEFLDELRSKSQVIILSDTFYQFASPLMRQLGWPTLFCHELVVEPSGRVAGYRLRISNGKKKAVESLRELAFTVHAAGDSYNDTAMLGAADRGILFCCPDNVAREFPQFRRTERYDELLGALLG from the coding sequence ATGTCCGGATCCACCAAGCCGCTCGTCGTCTGCCTCGATCTCGAAGGCGTTCTCGTGCCCGAGGTGTGGATCGCGTTCGCCGAAAAGACCGGTATCGCAGAGCTGCGCCGCACGACGCGGGACGAGCCGGACTACGACAAGCTGATGCGCGGGCGCATCGAGATCCTCGACCACCACGGGTTCAAGCTCGCCGACATCCAGGATGTGATCGCGACGCTCGCGCCCCTGGACGGTGCAGTCGAATTCCTGGACGAGCTCCGGTCGAAGTCGCAGGTCATCATCCTCAGCGACACGTTCTACCAGTTCGCTTCCCCGCTGATGCGTCAGCTCGGCTGGCCGACGCTGTTCTGCCACGAGCTGGTGGTCGAGCCGTCGGGGCGCGTCGCCGGCTATCGATTGCGGATCAGCAACGGGAAGAAGAAGGCCGTCGAGAGCCTGCGCGAGCTGGCATTCACCGTGCATGCCGCCGGCGACAGCTACAACGACACGGCGATGCTCGGCGCGGCCGATCGCGGGATCCTGTTTTGCTGTCCCGACAACGTCGCCCGCGAATTTCCGCAGTTCCGTCGCACCGAGCGCTACGACGAATTGCTCGGCGCCCTGCTCGGCTGA
- a CDS encoding HTTM domain-containing protein: MAQRLFGIDGRSLAAFRIGIGSLVLADLWTRSAAIEQHYSDAGVLPRDAYARLLAVSPWQWSVHFVTGSVAGQSALFLFATVAACALIAGYRTRAATIVTWAMLVSLQARNPMVLYGADQLLRVMLFWSMFLPLGCVWAFDRYKAPSPLAPSRHVSTATAALLLQPCVMYLFAGLLKWNDSWQSGSALGYALAAETYATGIGRMLGRSPALVAALGRLVPWIEILAPIPLLLPWRTATVRMVTLVLLAGFHAAMGLSLHTGLFQPVAVVALIPFLPTGFWERVGTGHPRTANAGIPAPASTTTRARWFSMVQQTLVGVLFAYVLAWNVVGLSTEQYAAQHNLAWMQEWWRAGRTGVPLSFRDYAIEREMGNIGWIGRVFALYQRWDMFESVGPEIRGWPVIVGTLGDGRKVSVLDERAVDKDAAQVAPAAPLSFYPGARWLVYFTYLRTPGTKPARELLPAVVTRDWDRRNPGSKLVSMRIAFVTAGDGSTSGKSEVWYDGMTQGNGLGQ, encoded by the coding sequence TTGGCGCAGCGGCTGTTCGGCATCGACGGTCGGTCTCTCGCAGCATTTCGCATCGGCATCGGATCGCTCGTCCTCGCCGATCTGTGGACGCGCTCCGCTGCGATCGAGCAGCACTACTCCGACGCAGGCGTGCTGCCGCGGGACGCCTACGCGCGACTGCTCGCGGTGAGTCCGTGGCAGTGGTCCGTTCATTTCGTGACCGGGAGCGTGGCCGGCCAGTCCGCGCTCTTCCTGTTCGCAACCGTCGCGGCTTGCGCGCTGATCGCAGGCTATCGCACGCGGGCGGCAACGATCGTGACGTGGGCGATGCTCGTCTCGCTGCAGGCGCGCAATCCGATGGTGCTCTACGGCGCGGACCAGTTGCTGCGCGTGATGCTGTTCTGGTCGATGTTCCTTCCGCTCGGCTGCGTGTGGGCATTCGATCGGTACAAGGCACCCTCGCCCCTCGCGCCGTCCCGGCATGTTTCGACGGCTACTGCCGCGCTGCTGCTGCAGCCGTGCGTGATGTACCTGTTTGCGGGGCTGCTCAAGTGGAACGACTCCTGGCAATCGGGCAGCGCACTCGGGTACGCGCTGGCGGCGGAAACGTATGCGACCGGGATCGGCCGCATGCTGGGCCGCTCACCGGCACTGGTGGCTGCGCTCGGCCGGCTCGTGCCGTGGATCGAGATCCTCGCGCCGATCCCTCTGCTGCTGCCATGGCGAACGGCGACGGTGCGCATGGTGACGCTCGTGCTGCTCGCCGGTTTTCACGCGGCGATGGGGCTTTCGCTTCACACCGGGCTTTTCCAGCCGGTCGCCGTCGTCGCGCTGATTCCGTTCCTCCCCACCGGGTTCTGGGAACGAGTCGGAACCGGCCATCCGCGCACTGCGAACGCAGGGATCCCGGCGCCCGCGTCAACGACGACCCGCGCGCGCTGGTTTTCGATGGTACAGCAGACCCTGGTCGGCGTCCTTTTCGCGTACGTGCTGGCATGGAACGTCGTCGGTCTCAGTACCGAGCAATACGCCGCGCAGCACAACCTCGCCTGGATGCAGGAGTGGTGGCGCGCGGGCCGAACCGGCGTGCCGCTGTCGTTTCGCGACTACGCCATCGAGCGCGAGATGGGGAATATCGGGTGGATCGGGCGCGTCTTCGCGCTGTACCAGCGATGGGACATGTTCGAGAGCGTCGGACCGGAAATCCGCGGCTGGCCGGTCATCGTCGGTACTCTCGGCGACGGTCGCAAGGTGAGCGTTCTCGATGAACGCGCGGTGGACAAGGACGCTGCGCAGGTCGCGCCGGCGGCGCCGCTGTCGTTCTATCCGGGCGCGCGATGGCTCGTCTACTTCACGTATCTTCGGACGCCGGGAACCAAGCCCGCAAGAGAGTTGCTGCCTGCCGTGGTGACGCGGGACTGGGACCGGCGCAACCCGGGCAGCAAGCTCGTATCGATGCGAATTGCATTCGTCACTGCGGGCGATGGATCGACGAGCGGCAAGTCCGAAGTCTGGTACGACGGGATGACGCAAGGGAACGGCCTCGGACAGTGA
- a CDS encoding SUMF1/EgtB/PvdO family nonheme iron enzyme: MLRGFWRQDSPGGGGRAGIDEDPLRAHMQLERFGVIVTRGEKWRAHQDYETIFQSALDAIDQRFSLVPEGFVSMPTTIVDEPGCPEVDYETEPFLLARTCVTNAQYQKFVDSGAYEDLEIWPESIWPHLIGFQDLTGKAGPRFWRGGRHDPSRSDHPVVGICSYEAATYAAWAGFRLPTEAEWQMAASWRIRTSAHVFRRYPWGDSHDPRRCNTWASGKGGTVPVGAHTEGAAPNGVLQLIGNVWEWTSSDFEVTDEKGRPVVGDMLLKSIRGGAFDTYFSCQATSHFRTGLACLARPHNVGFRCVLDAGRRGN; the protein is encoded by the coding sequence ATGCTGCGAGGCTTCTGGCGTCAGGATTCCCCCGGTGGGGGAGGAAGAGCGGGAATCGACGAAGATCCGCTGCGTGCGCACATGCAGCTCGAGCGCTTCGGCGTCATCGTCACGCGCGGCGAGAAGTGGCGCGCCCACCAGGATTACGAAACGATTTTCCAGTCGGCGCTCGATGCGATCGACCAGCGTTTCTCGCTGGTGCCCGAAGGCTTCGTCTCGATGCCGACGACGATCGTCGACGAGCCGGGCTGTCCCGAAGTCGATTACGAAACCGAGCCCTTCCTGCTCGCGCGCACCTGCGTCACCAACGCGCAGTACCAGAAGTTCGTCGACTCGGGCGCCTACGAGGACCTCGAGATCTGGCCGGAGTCGATCTGGCCTCATTTGATCGGGTTTCAGGACCTGACCGGAAAAGCGGGACCGCGCTTCTGGCGCGGCGGCCGTCACGATCCGTCCAGGTCGGATCATCCGGTCGTCGGCATCTGCTCGTACGAGGCCGCGACGTACGCAGCGTGGGCCGGGTTCCGCCTGCCGACCGAAGCCGAATGGCAGATGGCGGCAAGCTGGCGCATCCGCACGTCCGCGCACGTGTTCCGCCGCTACCCGTGGGGCGACTCGCACGATCCACGGCGCTGCAACACGTGGGCTTCGGGCAAGGGCGGCACCGTTCCGGTCGGCGCTCACACCGAGGGCGCCGCGCCCAACGGCGTTCTGCAGCTCATCGGCAACGTCTGGGAATGGACGTCCAGCGATTTCGAAGTGACCGACGAAAAGGGACGCCCCGTGGTCGGTGACATGCTGCTCAAGTCGATCCGCGGCGGCGCGTTCGACACGTACTTCTCGTGCCAGGCCACGAGCCATTTCCGCACCGGGCTGGCCTGTCTGGCCCGTCCCCACAACGTCGGCTTCCGCTGCGTGCTGGACGCCGGCCGCCGCGGCAACTGA